From the Ciona intestinalis chromosome 2, KH, whole genome shotgun sequence genome, one window contains:
- the LOC100187544 gene encoding proton-coupled amino acid transporter 1 isoform X1 translates to MEDNSVSVNVSSRQHTSYNTFGNMVNNQHTPLLNSSDDDNNDNRDSNYNDEEIDVSILDRRHVNPNATSDAATLMHLLKGNIGTGLLGLPWAIWHAGLVLGPVLLVVMAIVCVHCMHLLVKCSKHFCRKYGVPSMDYSTVMTHAVRNGPIHSLHKYADKSRYIVDTFLMITQLGFCCVYFVFMGQNIRQVVAHYWQHTPDARVFMAVICIPIILLSFIRSLKVLAWFSVMANILTVVSLGIIFRFIIPGLTTVNRPLVANVTSIPMFFGTAVYAFEGIGVILPIENEMRNPEHFPTVLNVGMSLVSTLYLSVGVVGYLQYGPSICGSITLNLNNADPLCQSVKIMLALVMVASYAIQFYVPIEIIWPKIKRRFMPSNQLSWELLFRTFLVMFTCSCAIAIPNLGDYISLIGAFSSSFLALILPPIIELLTFSSQSEVGDQEPLVEKVVSKSRTTSLSKLQILKNVVIVVFGFSGFVAGTIVSVKAIVKDLSSSDTTSVCNGNDHHMTIPYTNYTTPSYTTQPYSTPSYFPTSAPAGLLNTTTST, encoded by the exons ATGGAAGATAACAGCGTCAGTGTAAAC GTATCAAGTAGACAGCATACTTCCTACAATACATTTGGTAATATGGTGAACAATCAGCATACACCGCTTCTTAATTCATCAGATGATGATAATAATGACAACAG GGATTCGAACTATAATGACGAAGAAATAGATGTATCAATTCTTGATAGGCGGCATGTCAATCCCAATGCAACATC TGATGCAGCCACACTTATGCACTTACTGAAAGGCAACATTGGCACGGGACTTCTTGGACTTCCGTGGGCAATATGGCATGCTGGGCTTGTACTTGGACCCGTGCTCTTGGTTGTGATGGCAATAGTTTGTGTGCATTGCATGCACCTTCTCGTTAAATGCTCTAAGCACTTCTGCAG GAAATATGGCGTTCCATCCATGGATTATTCTACAGTCATGACACATGCTGTGAGAAACGGACCCATCCACTCCTTGCATAAATATGCTGACAAATCTCGTTACATAGTTGACACTTTTCTTATGATCACGCAACTGGGCTTCTGTTGTGTGTATTTTGTATTCATGGGTCAAAATATACGGCAG GTAGTTGCACATTACTGGCAACACACACCGGATGCACGTGTTTTTATGGCAGTTATTTGTATTCCCATCATATTACTATCATTCATAAGATCTCTAAAAGTTCTGGCATGGTTTTCAGTGATGGCTAATATCCTTACAGTGGTGTCACTTGGAATCatatttaggtttattatACCG GGGCTTACCACTGTTAACAGACCATTGGTAGCAAATGTAACTTCCATTCCAATGTTCTTTGGAACTGCTGTATATGCTTTTGAAGGAATTGGAGTG ATTCTTCCAATTGAGAACGAAATGCGCAACCCAGAGCATTTCCCTACAGTACTGAATGTTGGGATGTCACTTGTATCCACCCTCTACCTTTCAGTTGGGGTGGTGGGCTATTTACAGTACGGACCTTCAATTTGTGGCAGCATCACTCTCAATTTGAACAACGCAGACCC GTTGTGCCAAAGTGTGAAAATAATGCTTGCACTTGTCATGGTGGCATCATATGCCATCCAGTTTTACGTTCCAATTGAGATAATTTGGCCTAAAATAAAGCGACGTTTCATGCCTAGTAACCAGCTGTCGTGGGAGCTCTTATTCCGTACATTTCTCGTCATGTTTACAT GTTCTTGTGCAATAGCAATTCCAAACTTGGGTGACTACATCTCGCTTATCGGGGCATTCTCGTCCTCCTTCCTTGCTCTTATTTTACCCCCAATAATTGAACTTCTCACGTTTTCAAGCCAATCAGAAGTGGGAGATCAAGAACCATTGGTGGAAAAAGTTGTTTCAAAAAG CAGAACAACCTCTCTTTCGAAACTTCAAATCTTAAAAAACGTTGTCATCGTTGTTTTCGGCTTCTCTGGCTTTGTTGCCGGCACCATTGTCTCGGTGAAAGCAATAGTAAAGGATCTCAGCAGCAGTGACACCACCAGTGTTTGCAATGGCAATGACCACCATATGACCATACCCTACACAAACTACACAACGCCTTCCTATACCACCCAGCCTTACAGCACACCATCCTACTTTCCAACATCCGCACCAGCTGGCTTACTGAACACTACCACTTCTACTTAA
- the LOC100187544 gene encoding proton-coupled amino acid transporter 1 isoform X4, with product MVNNQHTPLLNSSDDDNNDNRDSNYNDEEIDVSILDRRHVNPNATSDAATLMHLLKGNIGTGLLGLPWAIWHAGLVLGPVLLVVMAIVCVHCMHLLVKCSKHFCRKYGVPSMDYSTVMTHAVRNGPIHSLHKYADKSRYIVDTFLMITQLGFCCVYFVFMGQNIRQVVAHYWQHTPDARVFMAVICIPIILLSFIRSLKVLAWFSVMANILTVVSLGIIFRFIIPGLTTVNRPLVANVTSIPMFFGTAVYAFEGIGVILPIENEMRNPEHFPTVLNVGMSLVSTLYLSVGVVGYLQYGPSICGSITLNLNNADPLCQSVKIMLALVMVASYAIQFYVPIEIIWPKIKRRFMPSNQLSWELLFRTFLVMFTCSCAIAIPNLGDYISLIGAFSSSFLALILPPIIELLTFSSQSEVGDQEPLVEKVVSKSRTTSLSKLQILKNVVIVVFGFSGFVAGTIVSVKAIVKDLSSSDTTSVCNGNDHHMTIPYTNYTTPSYTTQPYSTPSYFPTSAPAGLLNTTTST from the exons ATGGTGAACAATCAGCATACACCGCTTCTTAATTCATCAGATGATGATAATAATGACAACAG GGATTCGAACTATAATGACGAAGAAATAGATGTATCAATTCTTGATAGGCGGCATGTCAATCCCAATGCAACATC TGATGCAGCCACACTTATGCACTTACTGAAAGGCAACATTGGCACGGGACTTCTTGGACTTCCGTGGGCAATATGGCATGCTGGGCTTGTACTTGGACCCGTGCTCTTGGTTGTGATGGCAATAGTTTGTGTGCATTGCATGCACCTTCTCGTTAAATGCTCTAAGCACTTCTGCAG GAAATATGGCGTTCCATCCATGGATTATTCTACAGTCATGACACATGCTGTGAGAAACGGACCCATCCACTCCTTGCATAAATATGCTGACAAATCTCGTTACATAGTTGACACTTTTCTTATGATCACGCAACTGGGCTTCTGTTGTGTGTATTTTGTATTCATGGGTCAAAATATACGGCAG GTAGTTGCACATTACTGGCAACACACACCGGATGCACGTGTTTTTATGGCAGTTATTTGTATTCCCATCATATTACTATCATTCATAAGATCTCTAAAAGTTCTGGCATGGTTTTCAGTGATGGCTAATATCCTTACAGTGGTGTCACTTGGAATCatatttaggtttattatACCG GGGCTTACCACTGTTAACAGACCATTGGTAGCAAATGTAACTTCCATTCCAATGTTCTTTGGAACTGCTGTATATGCTTTTGAAGGAATTGGAGTG ATTCTTCCAATTGAGAACGAAATGCGCAACCCAGAGCATTTCCCTACAGTACTGAATGTTGGGATGTCACTTGTATCCACCCTCTACCTTTCAGTTGGGGTGGTGGGCTATTTACAGTACGGACCTTCAATTTGTGGCAGCATCACTCTCAATTTGAACAACGCAGACCC GTTGTGCCAAAGTGTGAAAATAATGCTTGCACTTGTCATGGTGGCATCATATGCCATCCAGTTTTACGTTCCAATTGAGATAATTTGGCCTAAAATAAAGCGACGTTTCATGCCTAGTAACCAGCTGTCGTGGGAGCTCTTATTCCGTACATTTCTCGTCATGTTTACAT GTTCTTGTGCAATAGCAATTCCAAACTTGGGTGACTACATCTCGCTTATCGGGGCATTCTCGTCCTCCTTCCTTGCTCTTATTTTACCCCCAATAATTGAACTTCTCACGTTTTCAAGCCAATCAGAAGTGGGAGATCAAGAACCATTGGTGGAAAAAGTTGTTTCAAAAAG CAGAACAACCTCTCTTTCGAAACTTCAAATCTTAAAAAACGTTGTCATCGTTGTTTTCGGCTTCTCTGGCTTTGTTGCCGGCACCATTGTCTCGGTGAAAGCAATAGTAAAGGATCTCAGCAGCAGTGACACCACCAGTGTTTGCAATGGCAATGACCACCATATGACCATACCCTACACAAACTACACAACGCCTTCCTATACCACCCAGCCTTACAGCACACCATCCTACTTTCCAACATCCGCACCAGCTGGCTTACTGAACACTACCACTTCTACTTAA
- the LOC100187544 gene encoding proton-coupled amino acid transporter 1 isoform X3, protein MEDNSVSVNVSSRQHTSYNTFGNMVNNQHTPLLNSSDDDNNDNRDSNYNDEEIDVSILDRRHVNPNATSDAATLMHLLKGNIGTGLLGLPWAIWHAGLVLGPVLLVVMAIVCVHCMHLLVKCSKHFCRKYGVPSMDYSTVMTHAVRNGPIHSLHKYADKSRYIVDTFLMITQLGFCCVYFVFMGQNIRQVVAHYWQHTPDARVFMAVICIPIILLSFIRSLKVLAWFSVMANILTVVSLGIIFRFIIPGLTTVNRPLVANVTSIPMFFGTAVYAFEGIGVILPIENEMRNPEHFPTVLNVGMSLVSTLYLSVGVVGYLQYGPSICGSITLNLNNADPLAQSVKILYSCTILIGWLLQMYVPMQLLQPWLQRQSWTRVKEAVIRFLFTIFTCSCAIAIPNLGDYISLIGAFSSSFLALILPPIIELLTFSSQSEVGDQEPLVEKVVSKSRTTSLSKLQILKNVVIVVFGFSGFVAGTIVSVKAIVKDLSSSDTTSVCNGNDHHMTIPYTNYTTPSYTTQPYSTPSYFPTSAPAGLLNTTTST, encoded by the exons ATGGAAGATAACAGCGTCAGTGTAAAC GTATCAAGTAGACAGCATACTTCCTACAATACATTTGGTAATATGGTGAACAATCAGCATACACCGCTTCTTAATTCATCAGATGATGATAATAATGACAACAG GGATTCGAACTATAATGACGAAGAAATAGATGTATCAATTCTTGATAGGCGGCATGTCAATCCCAATGCAACATC TGATGCAGCCACACTTATGCACTTACTGAAAGGCAACATTGGCACGGGACTTCTTGGACTTCCGTGGGCAATATGGCATGCTGGGCTTGTACTTGGACCCGTGCTCTTGGTTGTGATGGCAATAGTTTGTGTGCATTGCATGCACCTTCTCGTTAAATGCTCTAAGCACTTCTGCAG GAAATATGGCGTTCCATCCATGGATTATTCTACAGTCATGACACATGCTGTGAGAAACGGACCCATCCACTCCTTGCATAAATATGCTGACAAATCTCGTTACATAGTTGACACTTTTCTTATGATCACGCAACTGGGCTTCTGTTGTGTGTATTTTGTATTCATGGGTCAAAATATACGGCAG GTAGTTGCACATTACTGGCAACACACACCGGATGCACGTGTTTTTATGGCAGTTATTTGTATTCCCATCATATTACTATCATTCATAAGATCTCTAAAAGTTCTGGCATGGTTTTCAGTGATGGCTAATATCCTTACAGTGGTGTCACTTGGAATCatatttaggtttattatACCG GGGCTTACCACTGTTAACAGACCATTGGTAGCAAATGTAACTTCCATTCCAATGTTCTTTGGAACTGCTGTATATGCTTTTGAAGGAATTGGAGTG ATTCTTCCAATTGAGAACGAAATGCGCAACCCAGAGCATTTCCCTACAGTACTGAATGTTGGGATGTCACTTGTATCCACCCTCTACCTTTCAGTTGGGGTGGTGGGCTATTTACAGTACGGACCTTCAATTTGTGGCAGCATCACTCTCAATTTGAACAACGCAGACCC CCTTGCTCAATCGGTGAAAATTCTTTACTCGTGTACGATACTTATTGGCTGGCTGCTGCAGATGTATGTACCAATGCAGCTTCTCCAACCATGGCTGCAGAGGCAGTCATGGACAAGAGTGAAGGAGGCAGTTATCAGGTTCCTATTCACCATATTCACCT GTTCTTGTGCAATAGCAATTCCAAACTTGGGTGACTACATCTCGCTTATCGGGGCATTCTCGTCCTCCTTCCTTGCTCTTATTTTACCCCCAATAATTGAACTTCTCACGTTTTCAAGCCAATCAGAAGTGGGAGATCAAGAACCATTGGTGGAAAAAGTTGTTTCAAAAAG CAGAACAACCTCTCTTTCGAAACTTCAAATCTTAAAAAACGTTGTCATCGTTGTTTTCGGCTTCTCTGGCTTTGTTGCCGGCACCATTGTCTCGGTGAAAGCAATAGTAAAGGATCTCAGCAGCAGTGACACCACCAGTGTTTGCAATGGCAATGACCACCATATGACCATACCCTACACAAACTACACAACGCCTTCCTATACCACCCAGCCTTACAGCACACCATCCTACTTTCCAACATCCGCACCAGCTGGCTTACTGAACACTACCACTTCTACTTAA
- the LOC100187544 gene encoding proton-coupled amino acid transporter 1 isoform X2, whose translation MEDNSVSVNVSSRQHTSYNTFGNMVNNQHTPLLNSSDDDNNDNRDSNYNDEEIDVSILDRRHVNPNATSDAATLMHLLKGNIGTGLLGLPWAIWHAGLVLGPVLLVVMAIVCVHCMHLLVKCSKHFCRKYGVPSMDYSTVMTHAVRNGPIHSLHKYADKSRYIVDTFLMITQLGFCCVYFVFMGQNIRQVVAHYWQHTPDARVFMAVICIPIILLSFIRSLKVLAWFSVMANILTVVSLGIIFRFIIPGLTTVNRPLVANVTSIPMFFGTAVYAFEGIGVILPIENEMRNPEHFPTVLNVGMSLVSTLYLSVGVVGYLQYGPSICGSITLNLNNADPLCQSVKIMLALVMVASYAIQFYVPIEIIWPKIKRRFMPSNQLSWELLFRTFLVMFTCSCAIAIPNLGDYISLIGAFSSSFLALILPPIIELLTFSSQSEVGDQEPLVEKVVSKRTTSLSKLQILKNVVIVVFGFSGFVAGTIVSVKAIVKDLSSSDTTSVCNGNDHHMTIPYTNYTTPSYTTQPYSTPSYFPTSAPAGLLNTTTST comes from the exons ATGGAAGATAACAGCGTCAGTGTAAAC GTATCAAGTAGACAGCATACTTCCTACAATACATTTGGTAATATGGTGAACAATCAGCATACACCGCTTCTTAATTCATCAGATGATGATAATAATGACAACAG GGATTCGAACTATAATGACGAAGAAATAGATGTATCAATTCTTGATAGGCGGCATGTCAATCCCAATGCAACATC TGATGCAGCCACACTTATGCACTTACTGAAAGGCAACATTGGCACGGGACTTCTTGGACTTCCGTGGGCAATATGGCATGCTGGGCTTGTACTTGGACCCGTGCTCTTGGTTGTGATGGCAATAGTTTGTGTGCATTGCATGCACCTTCTCGTTAAATGCTCTAAGCACTTCTGCAG GAAATATGGCGTTCCATCCATGGATTATTCTACAGTCATGACACATGCTGTGAGAAACGGACCCATCCACTCCTTGCATAAATATGCTGACAAATCTCGTTACATAGTTGACACTTTTCTTATGATCACGCAACTGGGCTTCTGTTGTGTGTATTTTGTATTCATGGGTCAAAATATACGGCAG GTAGTTGCACATTACTGGCAACACACACCGGATGCACGTGTTTTTATGGCAGTTATTTGTATTCCCATCATATTACTATCATTCATAAGATCTCTAAAAGTTCTGGCATGGTTTTCAGTGATGGCTAATATCCTTACAGTGGTGTCACTTGGAATCatatttaggtttattatACCG GGGCTTACCACTGTTAACAGACCATTGGTAGCAAATGTAACTTCCATTCCAATGTTCTTTGGAACTGCTGTATATGCTTTTGAAGGAATTGGAGTG ATTCTTCCAATTGAGAACGAAATGCGCAACCCAGAGCATTTCCCTACAGTACTGAATGTTGGGATGTCACTTGTATCCACCCTCTACCTTTCAGTTGGGGTGGTGGGCTATTTACAGTACGGACCTTCAATTTGTGGCAGCATCACTCTCAATTTGAACAACGCAGACCC GTTGTGCCAAAGTGTGAAAATAATGCTTGCACTTGTCATGGTGGCATCATATGCCATCCAGTTTTACGTTCCAATTGAGATAATTTGGCCTAAAATAAAGCGACGTTTCATGCCTAGTAACCAGCTGTCGTGGGAGCTCTTATTCCGTACATTTCTCGTCATGTTTACAT GTTCTTGTGCAATAGCAATTCCAAACTTGGGTGACTACATCTCGCTTATCGGGGCATTCTCGTCCTCCTTCCTTGCTCTTATTTTACCCCCAATAATTGAACTTCTCACGTTTTCAAGCCAATCAGAAGTGGGAGATCAAGAACCATTGGTGGAAAAAGTTGTTTCAAAAAG AACAACCTCTCTTTCGAAACTTCAAATCTTAAAAAACGTTGTCATCGTTGTTTTCGGCTTCTCTGGCTTTGTTGCCGGCACCATTGTCTCGGTGAAAGCAATAGTAAAGGATCTCAGCAGCAGTGACACCACCAGTGTTTGCAATGGCAATGACCACCATATGACCATACCCTACACAAACTACACAACGCCTTCCTATACCACCCAGCCTTACAGCACACCATCCTACTTTCCAACATCCGCACCAGCTGGCTTACTGAACACTACCACTTCTACTTAA
- the LOC100187544 gene encoding proton-coupled amino acid transporter 1 isoform X5: MVNNQHTPLLNSSDDDNNDNRDSNYNDEEIDVSILDRRHVNPNATSDAATLMHLLKGNIGTGLLGLPWAIWHAGLVLGPVLLVVMAIVCVHCMHLLVKCSKHFCRKYGVPSMDYSTVMTHAVRNGPIHSLHKYADKSRYIVDTFLMITQLGFCCVYFVFMGQNIRQVVAHYWQHTPDARVFMAVICIPIILLSFIRSLKVLAWFSVMANILTVVSLGIIFRFIIPGLTTVNRPLVANVTSIPMFFGTAVYAFEGIGVILPIENEMRNPEHFPTVLNVGMSLVSTLYLSVGVVGYLQYGPSICGSITLNLNNADPLAQSVKILYSCTILIGWLLQMYVPMQLLQPWLQRQSWTRVKEAVIRFLFTIFTCSCAIAIPNLGDYISLIGAFSSSFLALILPPIIELLTFSSQSEVGDQEPLVEKVVSKRTTSLSKLQILKNVVIVVFGFSGFVAGTIVSVKAIVKDLSSSDTTSVCNGNDHHMTIPYTNYTTPSYTTQPYSTPSYFPTSAPAGLLNTTTST; the protein is encoded by the exons ATGGTGAACAATCAGCATACACCGCTTCTTAATTCATCAGATGATGATAATAATGACAACAG GGATTCGAACTATAATGACGAAGAAATAGATGTATCAATTCTTGATAGGCGGCATGTCAATCCCAATGCAACATC TGATGCAGCCACACTTATGCACTTACTGAAAGGCAACATTGGCACGGGACTTCTTGGACTTCCGTGGGCAATATGGCATGCTGGGCTTGTACTTGGACCCGTGCTCTTGGTTGTGATGGCAATAGTTTGTGTGCATTGCATGCACCTTCTCGTTAAATGCTCTAAGCACTTCTGCAG GAAATATGGCGTTCCATCCATGGATTATTCTACAGTCATGACACATGCTGTGAGAAACGGACCCATCCACTCCTTGCATAAATATGCTGACAAATCTCGTTACATAGTTGACACTTTTCTTATGATCACGCAACTGGGCTTCTGTTGTGTGTATTTTGTATTCATGGGTCAAAATATACGGCAG GTAGTTGCACATTACTGGCAACACACACCGGATGCACGTGTTTTTATGGCAGTTATTTGTATTCCCATCATATTACTATCATTCATAAGATCTCTAAAAGTTCTGGCATGGTTTTCAGTGATGGCTAATATCCTTACAGTGGTGTCACTTGGAATCatatttaggtttattatACCG GGGCTTACCACTGTTAACAGACCATTGGTAGCAAATGTAACTTCCATTCCAATGTTCTTTGGAACTGCTGTATATGCTTTTGAAGGAATTGGAGTG ATTCTTCCAATTGAGAACGAAATGCGCAACCCAGAGCATTTCCCTACAGTACTGAATGTTGGGATGTCACTTGTATCCACCCTCTACCTTTCAGTTGGGGTGGTGGGCTATTTACAGTACGGACCTTCAATTTGTGGCAGCATCACTCTCAATTTGAACAACGCAGACCC CCTTGCTCAATCGGTGAAAATTCTTTACTCGTGTACGATACTTATTGGCTGGCTGCTGCAGATGTATGTACCAATGCAGCTTCTCCAACCATGGCTGCAGAGGCAGTCATGGACAAGAGTGAAGGAGGCAGTTATCAGGTTCCTATTCACCATATTCACCT GTTCTTGTGCAATAGCAATTCCAAACTTGGGTGACTACATCTCGCTTATCGGGGCATTCTCGTCCTCCTTCCTTGCTCTTATTTTACCCCCAATAATTGAACTTCTCACGTTTTCAAGCCAATCAGAAGTGGGAGATCAAGAACCATTGGTGGAAAAAGTTGTTTCAAAAAG AACAACCTCTCTTTCGAAACTTCAAATCTTAAAAAACGTTGTCATCGTTGTTTTCGGCTTCTCTGGCTTTGTTGCCGGCACCATTGTCTCGGTGAAAGCAATAGTAAAGGATCTCAGCAGCAGTGACACCACCAGTGTTTGCAATGGCAATGACCACCATATGACCATACCCTACACAAACTACACAACGCCTTCCTATACCACCCAGCCTTACAGCACACCATCCTACTTTCCAACATCCGCACCAGCTGGCTTACTGAACACTACCACTTCTACTTAA